In Betta splendens chromosome 19, fBetSpl5.4, whole genome shotgun sequence, the following proteins share a genomic window:
- the LOC114845423 gene encoding B-cell receptor CD22-like isoform X4: METVSVLLSLLWASGFTGALAQCPNKDPDLFITAPKEMEALTGSCVMIPCSFRTKPDQTISSGTIYGVWIKSDSRFSLNPNNVIYNSSKTDNIYPMNITGNLRQRNCTTLFSDLKATHTDTYYFRMENGVFRATADCDPVQINVRDAPGSPTLNISGDLRENVSVTITCSASTPCPHLPPKLTWNLQAEPDNHREENTDGTFTTKIQKTITVSDKHDGFTISCSASYPVTEGIRTAQTLVTLSVSYAPKDTSASISPSAVVSAGTWVNLSCFSRARPAVSSFTWFQISSDGARTKVSEGALYTFNATGGGVYYCVASNGLGAQASPQLHLTVGDAPEKPSLNISVDPSRMRENVSVTITCSASTTCPHFPPKLTWNLQAEPDNHRQRNTDGIFTIKIQKTITVSDKHDGFTISCSASYPVTEGIRTKEALQTLTVSYAPKDTSASISPSAVVSAGSWVNLSCSSRARPAVSSFTWFQISSDGAKTNVSEGALYTFNATGGGVYYCVASNGLGAQASPQLHLTVGGHEASQLDVVHVTLKTILGLMVLVSIGIVSDW, encoded by the exons ATGGAGACGGTCAGTGTGTTACTGAGCCTCCTTTGGGCTTCAG GTTTTACAGGAGCTTTGGCTCAGTGCCCCAACAAGGATCCAGACCTCTTCATCACTGCACCAAAGGAGATGGAAGCACTGACTGGATCCTGTGTGATGATCCCATGTAGCTTTAGAACTAAACCAGATCAAACCATCAGCAGCGGAACCATCTATGGTGTGTGGATTAAAAGTGACTCTAGATTTAGTCTAAATCCAAACAATGTGATCTACAACAGCAGTAAGACAGATAACATTTATCCAATGAATATCACTGGAAACCTGAGACAGAGAAACTGCACCACTCTGTTCTCTGATctaaaagcaacacacacagacacgtactACTTCAGAATGGAGAACGGAGTATTCAGAGCAACAGCTGACTGTGATCCTGTTCAAATCAATGTCAGAG ATGCTCCTGGAAGCCCCACACTTAACATCTCAGGTGATCTGAGGGAGAATGTGTCTGTGACTATAACCTGCTCAGCTTCCACTCCCTGTCCACACCTTCCTCCTAAACTCACATGGAACCTACAAGCAGAACCTGACAACcacagagaggaaaacacagatggaacCTTCACTACTAAGATCCAGAAAACCATCACTGTGTCAGACAAACATGATGGATTCACCATCAGCTGTTCTGCCTCATATCCTGTGACTGAAGGCATCAGGACAGCACAGACTCTGGTGACTCTCAGTGTTTCAT ATGCCCCCAAGGACACCTCCGCCTCCATCAGTCCATCGGCTGTGGTGTCAGCAGGTACCTGGGTGAACCTGAGCTGCTTCAGCAGAGCCAGACCTGctgtcagcagcttcacctggttccagatcagcagtgatggagccAGGACCAAAGTGTCTGAAGGAGCCTTGTACACATTTAATGCCACAGGTGGAGGCGTTTACTACTGCGTGGCCTCCAACGGCCTCGGTGCCCAGGCATCACCACAGCTTCATCTGACTGTTGGAG ATGCTCCTGAAAAACCCAGTCTTAACATCTCAGTCGATCCCTCCCGGATGAGGGAGAATGTGTCTGTGACTATAACCTGCTCAGCTTCCACTACCTGTCCACACTTTCCTCCTAAACTCACATGGAACTTACAAGCAGAACCTGACaaccacagacagagaaacacagatgGAATCTTCACTATTAAGATCCAGAAAACCATCACTGTGTCAGACAAACATGATGGATTCACCATCAGCTGTTCTGCCTCATATCCTGTGACTGAAGGCATCAGGACAAAAGAGGCTCTTCAGACTCTCACTGTTTCAT ATGCCCCCAAGGacacctcagcctccatcagtCCATCGGCTGTGGTGTCAGCAGGTAGCTGGGTGAACCtaagctgctccagcagagccagacctgctgtcagcagcttcacctggttccagatcagcagtgatggagccAAAACCAACGTATCTGAAGGAGCCTTGTACACATTTAATGCCACAGGTGGAGGCGTTTACTACTGCGTGGCCTCCAACGGCCTCGGTGCCCAGGCATCACCACAGCTTCATCTGACTGTTGGAG GTCATGAAGCTTCTCAGTTGGACGTTGTTCATGTCACACTGAAAACCATTCTGGGGCTCATGGTTCTGGTCAGCATCGGCATCGTCTCTGATTGGTGA
- the LOC114845423 gene encoding sialoadhesin-like isoform X1, with translation METVSVLLSLLWASGALAQCPNKDPDLFITAPKEMEALTGSCVMIPCSFRTKPDQTISSGTIYGVWIKSDSRFSLNPNNVIYNSSKTDNIYPMNITGNLRQRNCTTLFSDLKATHTDTYYFRMENGVFRATADCDPVQINVRDAPGSPTLNISGDLRENVSVTITCSASTPCPHLPPKLTWNLQAEPDNHREENTDGTFTTKIQKTITVSDKHDGFTISCSASYPVTEGIRTAQTLVTLSVSYAPKDTSASISPSAVVSAGTWVNLSCFSRARPAVSSFTWFQISSDGARTKVSEGALYTFNATGGGVYYCVASNGLGAQASPQLHLTVGGHEASQLDIAHIIQKTILGLVVLVIIGIICDCCLRPRSFNNQLEDTAAGDHVNVVKSA, from the exons ATGGAGACGGTCAGTGTGTTACTGAGCCTCCTTTGGGCTTCAG GAGCTTTGGCTCAGTGCCCCAACAAGGATCCAGACCTCTTCATCACTGCACCAAAGGAGATGGAAGCACTGACTGGATCCTGTGTGATGATCCCATGTAGCTTTAGAACTAAACCAGATCAAACCATCAGCAGCGGAACCATCTATGGTGTGTGGATTAAAAGTGACTCTAGATTTAGTCTAAATCCAAACAATGTGATCTACAACAGCAGTAAGACAGATAACATTTATCCAATGAATATCACTGGAAACCTGAGACAGAGAAACTGCACCACTCTGTTCTCTGATctaaaagcaacacacacagacacgtactACTTCAGAATGGAGAACGGAGTATTCAGAGCAACAGCTGACTGTGATCCTGTTCAAATCAATGTCAGAG ATGCTCCTGGAAGCCCCACACTTAACATCTCAGGTGATCTGAGGGAGAATGTGTCTGTGACTATAACCTGCTCAGCTTCCACTCCCTGTCCACACCTTCCTCCTAAACTCACATGGAACCTACAAGCAGAACCTGACAACcacagagaggaaaacacagatggaacCTTCACTACTAAGATCCAGAAAACCATCACTGTGTCAGACAAACATGATGGATTCACCATCAGCTGTTCTGCCTCATATCCTGTGACTGAAGGCATCAGGACAGCACAGACTCTGGTGACTCTCAGTGTTTCAT ATGCCCCCAAGGACACCTCCGCCTCCATCAGTCCATCGGCTGTGGTGTCAGCAGGTACCTGGGTGAACCTGAGCTGCTTCAGCAGAGCCAGACCTGctgtcagcagcttcacctggttccagatcagcagtgatggagccAGGACCAAAGTGTCTGAAGGAGCCTTGTACACATTTAATGCCACAGGTGGAGGCGTTTACTACTGCGTGGCCTCCAACGGCCTCGGTGCCCAGGCATCACCACAGCTTCATCTGACTGTTGGAG GTCATGAAGCTTCTCAGTTGGACATCGCTCATATCATACAGAAAACAATTCTGGGGCTCGTGGTTCTGGTCATAATAGGCATCATTTGTGATTG CTGCCTTAGACCAAGATCCTTCAATAACCAGCTGGAG GACACGGCAGCAGGCGACCACGTCAACGTTGTAAAGTCAGcatga
- the LOC114845423 gene encoding myeloid cell surface antigen CD33-like isoform X2, with protein sequence METGSVLLSLLWASGFTGALAQCSRNPDLFITAPKEMEALTGSCVMIPCSFRTKPDQTISSGTIYGVWIKSDSRFGLNPKNVIYNSSKTDNIYPMNITGNLRQRNCNTLFSDLKTTHTDTYYFRMENGVFRATADCDPVQIKVIDAPEKPSLNISVDPSRMRENVSVTITCSASTTCPHFPPKLTWNLQAEPDNHRQRNTDGIFTIKIQKTITVSDKHDGFTISCSASYPVTEGIRTKEALQTLTVSYAPKDTSASISPSAVVSAGSWVNLSCSSRARPAVSSFTWFQISSDGAKTNVSEGALYTFNATGGGVYYCVASNGLGAQASPQLHLTVGGHEASQLDVVHVTLKTILGLMVLVSIGIVSDCCLRPRSFNNQLEDTAAVVTA encoded by the exons ATGGAGACGGGCAGTGTGTTACTGAGCCTCCTTTGGGCTTCAG GTTTTACAGGAGCTTTGGCTCAGTGCAGCAGAAATCCAGACCTCTTCATCACTGCACCAAAGGAGATGGAAGCACTGACTGGATCCTGTGTGATGATCCCATGTAGCTTTAGAACTAAACCAGATCAAACCATCAGCAGCGGAACCATCTATGGAGTGTGGATTAAAAGTGACTCTAGGTTTGGTCTAAACCCAAAAAATGTGATCTACAACAGCAGTAAGACAGATAACATTTATCCAATGAATATCACTGGAAACCTGAGACAGAGAAACTGCAACACTCTGTTCTCTGAtctaaaaacaacacacacagacacgtactACTTCAGAATGGAGAACGGAGTATTCAGAGCAACAGCTGACTGTGATCCTGTTCAAATCAAAGTCATAG ATGCTCCTGAAAAACCCAGTCTTAACATCTCAGTCGATCCCTCCCGGATGAGGGAGAATGTGTCTGTGACTATAACCTGCTCAGCTTCCACTACCTGTCCACACTTTCCTCCTAAACTCACATGGAACTTACAAGCAGAACCTGACaaccacagacagagaaacacagatgGAATCTTCACTATTAAGATCCAGAAAACCATCACTGTGTCAGACAAACATGATGGATTCACCATCAGCTGTTCTGCCTCATATCCTGTGACTGAAGGCATCAGGACAAAAGAGGCTCTTCAGACTCTCACTGTTTCAT ATGCCCCCAAGGacacctcagcctccatcagtCCATCGGCTGTGGTGTCAGCAGGTAGCTGGGTGAACCtaagctgctccagcagagccagacctgctgtcagcagcttcacctggttccagatcagcagtgatggagccAAAACCAACGTATCTGAAGGAGCCTTGTACACATTTAATGCCACAGGTGGAGGCGTTTACTACTGCGTGGCCTCCAACGGCCTCGGTGCCCAGGCATCACCACAGCTTCATCTGACTGTTGGAG GTCATGAAGCTTCTCAGTTGGACGTTGTTCATGTCACACTGAAAACCATTCTGGGGCTCATGGTTCTGGTCAGCATCGGCATCGTCTCTGATTG CTGCCTTAGACCAAGATCCTTCAATAACCAGCTGGAG GACACGGCAGCAGTTGTGACAGcatga
- the LOC114845423 gene encoding sialoadhesin-like isoform X3 produces the protein METGSVLLSLLWASGALAQCSRNPDLFITAPKEMEALTGSCVMIPCSFRTKPDQTISSGTIYGVWIKSDSRFGLNPKNVIYNSSKTDNIYPMNITGNLRQRNCNTLFSDLKTTHTDTYYFRMENGVFRATADCDPVQIKVIDAPEKPSLNISVDPSRMRENVSVTITCSASTTCPHFPPKLTWNLQAEPDNHRQRNTDGIFTIKIQKTITVSDKHDGFTISCSASYPVTEGIRTKEALQTLTVSYAPKDTSASISPSAVVSAGSWVNLSCSSRARPAVSSFTWFQISSDGAKTNVSEGALYTFNATGGGVYYCVASNGLGAQASPQLHLTVGGHEASQLDVVHVTLKTILGLMVLVSIGIVSDCCLRPRSFNNQLEDTAAVVTA, from the exons ATGGAGACGGGCAGTGTGTTACTGAGCCTCCTTTGGGCTTCAG GAGCTTTGGCTCAGTGCAGCAGAAATCCAGACCTCTTCATCACTGCACCAAAGGAGATGGAAGCACTGACTGGATCCTGTGTGATGATCCCATGTAGCTTTAGAACTAAACCAGATCAAACCATCAGCAGCGGAACCATCTATGGAGTGTGGATTAAAAGTGACTCTAGGTTTGGTCTAAACCCAAAAAATGTGATCTACAACAGCAGTAAGACAGATAACATTTATCCAATGAATATCACTGGAAACCTGAGACAGAGAAACTGCAACACTCTGTTCTCTGAtctaaaaacaacacacacagacacgtactACTTCAGAATGGAGAACGGAGTATTCAGAGCAACAGCTGACTGTGATCCTGTTCAAATCAAAGTCATAG ATGCTCCTGAAAAACCCAGTCTTAACATCTCAGTCGATCCCTCCCGGATGAGGGAGAATGTGTCTGTGACTATAACCTGCTCAGCTTCCACTACCTGTCCACACTTTCCTCCTAAACTCACATGGAACTTACAAGCAGAACCTGACaaccacagacagagaaacacagatgGAATCTTCACTATTAAGATCCAGAAAACCATCACTGTGTCAGACAAACATGATGGATTCACCATCAGCTGTTCTGCCTCATATCCTGTGACTGAAGGCATCAGGACAAAAGAGGCTCTTCAGACTCTCACTGTTTCAT ATGCCCCCAAGGacacctcagcctccatcagtCCATCGGCTGTGGTGTCAGCAGGTAGCTGGGTGAACCtaagctgctccagcagagccagacctgctgtcagcagcttcacctggttccagatcagcagtgatggagccAAAACCAACGTATCTGAAGGAGCCTTGTACACATTTAATGCCACAGGTGGAGGCGTTTACTACTGCGTGGCCTCCAACGGCCTCGGTGCCCAGGCATCACCACAGCTTCATCTGACTGTTGGAG GTCATGAAGCTTCTCAGTTGGACGTTGTTCATGTCACACTGAAAACCATTCTGGGGCTCATGGTTCTGGTCAGCATCGGCATCGTCTCTGATTG CTGCCTTAGACCAAGATCCTTCAATAACCAGCTGGAG GACACGGCAGCAGTTGTGACAGcatga
- the LOC114845425 gene encoding sialoadhesin-like produces METGSVLLSLLWASGALAQCPNKDPDLFITAPKTMEALTGSCLMIPCSFKTKPENQTISSGTIYGVWIKNDSRFSLNPNNVIYNGSGTVTTYTMNITGNLEQRNCTTLFFDLNTRNTDTYYFRMENGAFRATAACDPVQINVRDAPGGPTLTISGDLREDVSVTITCSASTTCPHFPPKLTWNLQTEPDNHREENTDGTFTIKIQKTITLSDKHDGFTISCSASYPVTEGIRTAQTLGTLAVSYAPKDTSASISPSAVVSAGSWVNLSCSSRARPAVSSFTWFQISSDGAKTNVSEGALYTFNATGGGVYYCVASNGLGAQASPQLHLTVGGHEASQLDVVHVTLITILGLMVLVSIGIVSDCCLRPRSFNNQLEDTAAGDYVNIVTSA; encoded by the exons ATGGAGACGGGCAGTGTGTTACTGAGCCTCCTTTGGGCTTCAG GAGCTTTGGCTCAGTGCCCCAACAAGGATCCAGACCTCTTCATCACTGCACCAAAGACGATGGAAGCACTGACTGGATCCTGCCTGATGATCCCATGTAGCTTTAAAACTAAACCAGAAAATCAAACCATCAGCAGCGGAACCATCTACGGCGTGTGGATTAAAAATGACTCTAGATTTAGTTTAAATCCAAACAACGTGATCTACAACGGCAGTGGAACAGTAACAACCTACACAATGAATATCACTGGAAACCTGGAGCAGAGAAACTGCACCACACTGTTCTTTGATCTAAACACAAGAAACACAGACACGTACTACTTCAGGATGGAGAACGGAGCGTTCAGAGCAACAGCTGCCTGTGATCCTGTTCAAATCAATGTAAGAG ATGCTCCTGGAGGCCCCACACTTACCATCTCAGGTGATCTGAGGGAGGATGTGTCTGTGACTATAACCTGCTCAGCTTCCACTACCTGTCCACACTTCCCTCCTAAACTCACATGGAACCTACAAACAGAACCTGACAACcacagagaggaaaacacagatggaacCTTCACTATTAAGATCCAGAAAACCATCACTCTGTCAGACAAACATGATGGATTCACCATCAGCTGTTCTGCCTCATATCCTGTGACTGAAGGCATCAGGACAGCACAGACTCTGGGGACTCTCGCTGTTTCAT ATGCCCCCAAGGacacctcagcctccatcagtCCATCGGCTGTGGTGTCAGCAGGTAGCTGGGTGAACCtaagctgctccagcagagccagacctgctgtcagcagcttcacctggttccagatcagcagtgatggagccAAAACCAACGTATCTGAAGGAGCCTTGTACACATTTAATGCCACAGGTGGAGGCGTTTACTACTGCGTGGCCTCCAACGGCCTCGGTGCCCAGGCATCACCACAGCTTCATCTGACTGTTGGAG GTCATGAAGCTTCTCAGTTGGACGTTGTTCATGTCACACTGATAACTATTCTGGGGCTCATGGTTCTGGTCAGCATCGGCATCGTCTCTGATTG CTGCCTTAGACCAAGATCCTTCAATAACCAGCTGGAG GACACGGCAGCAGGCGACTACGTCAACATTGTGACGTCAGcatga